Part of the Nicotiana sylvestris chromosome 5, ASM39365v2, whole genome shotgun sequence genome is shown below.
CTAACTTTGTCACCGTCTTTTCAACATCTTCTTGAAGTGTAGTTATATGATCTACACCACTTTCTAGTTCCTCTCTTACCTTGTTGTTATCTTGTTTCATATTCAAGACTTCACCTTGGAACTTTGCAGCTTGATGACTACTAAATCTGATCTCATCTTCTTCAGCTCCTTCCTTTAATGCTTTTGTAATTTCCTCCTGAATACTGCACAACGATGAGGACCTACGTTTCATTTCATCTTTCAATGACACACTTTGTTCTAACCACACTGCTAGCTCATTTTGAATTTCCCTCATGTGTTTATATATAGGCCTGATTTCTGATTTCATATCTGTTTTGGTGTTGTTCTCTTCTGTCTCTTTGTCTCTTAGTTTTGATATTTCACTCTGTAAATCTTGGACTGTTGTCTTGAATTTTTGTATCTGATGAAATGTTGAACTGAATCTTAGCCAGAAGTCCAAGTTTCCGTCCATTATAGCATCAATATCCATCCGGAACTTTTCCTCAATAGGCGAGAGAGATGCATGTTGATCAACCATAATCATCTTTGCATTATCATTATGATTATCTTTGTCTTCTATTTCTTGAACATCCTTGGGCTCAGATGCTTGCTGATCTTCTTCCTTCAATTCTTTGCTTTCGTTAACATTTCCTTGTAGAAGGTCCAACTTCCCGCGTAGGTTATTTATCTCTTCATCCCTCTTTGCAACAGCACTTTTAAGTTCTCTCATCTGCAGTGTGACTTCGAATTCAGTGTCCCTATCTTTCTTCTCCTTGTCGCTAAGCTTCCTCTTGACTTCCTTATAATTCCTGAGAACCGTTGTATATTCTGCTAAGAgagtcttttccctatcctccAACTGGCTTGACAGCAGCTGCTGCCAGTTAGGCTCGTCGCCCTTCTCCTCGTTTTCATGTGGTTGTATCTCATGAGCAGCATTTTCTGATTGAGTTGAGACTTTCTCATCAGCTTTTTCAACTTGAGATTCTATACCTTCCCCTTCTTTATTACTGACAATTGTGCTAGGAGATACTTCTTTTCTAACTTCTTTATCTTCTGTTTTCGGGGTACTTAAGTTCTTGGGAGCTTCACTTGCACTTTGTTGAACTTGCTGTTTTGCTGGATCTTCTTGAGACTTGATTTTAACAACGGATTCCTCTTCGTCTTGGAGCTCCTCATCTGGTTTCACACTATTCAATTTCTCAGCTAAATAGTCAAGACTCGTACGGGCTGTGTCAAAGTAAGTTTGAAAGCTACTGTTTTGATAAGCAACATCTTGGTTCAGGTTTCGGATACCATGCAACTTATCCTCCAATGCTACCATGCTGATTTTCAGATTGTGTTTATTATCCTCTGTAGGAGCTGCCTTATCCTCTTCCAAAATCTGAATTTGTGATTGGAGGTCATCGGCTTCTGATCTTAATCTGTCGATTAAAACAGTTTGAGCTGAAACTGCTGTTTCAAGGCTGACTACTTCATTCACAAGCTCGTCGATCTTCTCTGCCAGTTGTGTCACTGTTAGAGATGACATAGAGCTTGTATCGAATTGCTCCTTAATCTTTTCCTGCAATGACTCGATCTCCTTGCTTAATTCTTGGCTTAGGCTCTGAGATTCAGCTGTTGCTTTAGCAGTCTCATCTTTTTCAGGTGCCTTTGTTTCGTCGATCTGATCACCAATATACTTATGCTCGAGAGACTTCAGTTTCTTACTAGCATTTTCAATCTTTTCGAATTCCTTGCTTGCTTCTCTTGTTGATCTTTCTTGTTTCTCCTGGAGCTGAGCCAATGTTTCTTGACATGATTTTAGTGCTGCTTCAGCCATCAACGTACGGGCATCATTATCCTCAATAACCGGACCCTCACCAAATTCATCCTCAAGTTTACATATCTTTTGTTGCTTTTCCATGATTTGGCTTTCAATTCCCTTATACTTTGCTAGACCACTTTCATATGAACTCTTTACAAACTCTTTCACAGTTTGCAAAGCCAAAATATCCTTTTGAAGCTTGTCGATTTCTTCAAGAGCTTCACTCTTGGTTAAACCTGATTTTGGGACATTTTTACTTGCATCTTCTTTTTTGGATGATTTCTTGCCTTGTAATTTCTTTGAAGCTGTTGTTATTAGACCTTTCAACTGTTTTATTGGAGCCTTTGGAACCTTAGGTACATTTGATCCACTTGATGTTGGAATTTGTGAGGAACTCAATGGTATTTTCGGGGCGCCATATTCGTCCTCCTCCTCCATTGCTAGTTGAATTTGTTCAGGGAAAACAGCAGCAATGGTGGTGTTAGCAGCCTGTAATTCCTTTGATAAATGGTCATATCGTTCAGCCAAAGCGCGATAAGCACGATATGATTCTTCCACAAAGTTGATCAGCTCTGGCCTTTTCTTGTAGTACATTTCTGCCCTTTTTGCAAATGAATCTCCATCCTCTTCAATGAGCTTAACCACACTTTCCACCTTCTCTTGCATATCTATTTATGCCATATAAATATATCAGACTTGTTTTTCATACTCAACAGGAGAAACACTTGTATATAAGCAAGAGAAATATAACAAACTAAATAAGCAAGAGAGGGAAGGCCTGCGTACACACTAttctccccagacctcacttgtgagattttactggatcgttgttgttgttgaaataaGCAAGAGAGGACATATCAAACTTTGCACATGAACAATGTAGTAGAGGGCACACAAGAGACAAATATACACTTACTCCACCTTCTCCTAAAGGGGATGCAATATAGTTTTCATAATTATTTATCTTAGGGGATTTCTTCCGGGTTTGAAATTGAGTGAAAGTGGAACAAGACATGCATCACTATATAAGAAAAGAGGAAATTGGACATTTATTGCATAATACTTCCTCCGTCTATTTTTACTTGTCTGACTTGGCACATTCCTTAAGAAGCAATTAATAGAATTATAATTTTACTATATCACCCCTAATTATAATATGTTGAGAAATAAATTGAAAATGATTAGTATTACTTAATaataagggtaaaataggtataaAATAGTAAATTATTCTTCTTTTCTCAAAATGGATAAATAAAGTTGATATCCTTTTTAGTAtaatggacaagtaaaagtgcATGAAGTGAGTATTAATTTCACCAAATTTTAGTATTAGGTAACTATTTCCGGTTAAAAGATCTTAGCCTTATTGTGGGCTGAAATCCAAGCATAGTACATAAAGACACATGTATGATATTCTCTCCTTTTTTGTGGTTCTTTTTATTGTGGTGGTGTTCGAGCCAATAATTTTATGTGCATATCGACTGTACTATTGAGAACATGTTACCTCCTACCAATACAAATATTAGATAACTTTACTCCTCAAGGATTAGATAGACACAAAGAAGGGGTATTTACTTTTAGCCCGCGCCATAAACTATTTATATCTGgagccgaaaaagtgtataaaatttgtataagtttttgtatataacatacagtttgtgtatatatatatacaaaaaatatataagttTTATACATTTTTTTGACTATTATTTTTTCGACTATACAATGTAATTTTTCCTAGAAAGAAATCACCATTTTTTCTCTCGACTGAGTTTGAACCTTGATCTCCTATCATATTTGACCTTTGTACTCATCACCAAATGCTATTGCATACTCTAGAATATTTTCAACCTCCCCAATATTTTTGATTTTGTGGTATCCAAAAAATTATTATAATGCATTTTCCTTGATTTTTTTCATGTAAATATTTGTACCTTGAAGGCTCTGTTCAAGCCATTTGGATTGCTTGGTCCTAATGTGGCTAGCTGCCCACCATGAATATGCATTACTTGCAGCTCTTTGTAACATCTTGTTTAATTCTTGATCCTTCCTCTTTTCCACAAATAAAACAACAATAGCTTAAGAAGAGGAAGAATAATTTAAAaacagagaaataaaaaatggaaATGAGAACaaaaaaactcaaaatttcatcttGTCAATTCTTGATCCTTCCATTCTttatccacaaaagaaccaatatctAAAGAAGAGGAAGAGTTTCAAACAGGAGAAAAACAATTAAAAACTCAAAGTTGAAACCAAAAAAAATCAAGATTTCTTGTTGGAAACTTCAATTAGAAATGACAAAATTTGGAATAATTGTGAAAAGGGTTCTCCATCCTTCCCTTATGCTTAATTATGAGTTTAAGGTTGAGAGCTCATTTCGCATAGCCAAAGTCATAGCCTGCCAATTTGCAAATAACGTGGCATACATTGGTCCTAAACAACTTGTCATTTTaacaaagaagaaagaataagaaaaaaaagaaggaattaTTTTGGAAAAAAAGGTTTTTAATTGTTGACATTCATTTAACCTTGTTCTCAATCAGAAATTACTCCATTCGTATTAAAAAGAATGAACCTATTACTATATATATCTTGATACATATCGTTGAACTTGTAGTACCTTtggccattttttttttttttgtggtagTTGACCCCAAGAATATATTTAATAGGTTTACTAggttttattaggaaaaattaaAAGCTACAAAAAAGAATCACATTTTTAGGATGCACTAGTCTTGTTTTAtttgcaaaaaagaaaagaaagaaaaaaaaaattaacaaagaaTATGTTTCATTTAATTTTGGTAAACTAGTAAATTTGTTATTCTTTAGTGATTTTTATATTTTCCTAGAAATGGTTAATTAGcatattattttggtatttttatttatcttttttaaAAAGCGAAAGAAAATCTTCAAAAAAGATAAGAGTTGtggagggggggggggcagctgttttttttttttcatttttaaagaatTTTCAGTAATTATTCGTTGGACCAAAGCGTATTTTTTATAACTTTAGGGTTGGTTCCTAATATTTTATAATGGAAATTAGCTTAATTAGCACTAATCATAAAGTGGATATACATTTTAAAGAATTAAAACTTGGGGTTCAAATCCTTTAAAACAACTTGAAAAGTGATGCTGTTATGAAACGGCCCTTGAAACTACATAAAAAGTACTATAAgttataataataaataatttaaaatatttaaaaaactaTTTGCAAAGAAATAATCAAAGAAAAACTTGTTGGACCTTTAAATAGTAACACATGCCGTTTTTTTGAAGCCGGGGGATAAAAGGAGGAAAATACACCACAAatcacaaaaagaaaaacaaacgaaATCATAAAATTCGAAACCTTTTTGCATTATATTTGGAGATAATGACTAGTTTCGAATCTTGGTTCCAAATGAAATAGAAATttttgttaattatgatttggATTTCAAAAGCTCAAATTTATTTATAAAGACCAACATTTTCCAGTATTTAGAACAACTTCATACTATAACTTGTTACAAATAAACTAATGACAAGAGGATTCTGTAGCCAGGAATCATAAACTAATGGGACTTTTTTTTGTGTATATACAAGATTTTAAACTTATTTACCCGGTTTTGTCTAAGTTTTCATATTTACAAGAAGTGACAAacgtttttttttttacaaaatacaTTAAAATTCAGTCAaagtctacaatttatctacaacttaaaTAGACATTTTTGGTACAGAATCCGGTCAAAAACTACAATTTacatacaatttatatacattttatttattctttttcgagtttcaatctgaaatttcaACCAAAACCACCTCGAATCTTCACCAAATtgtctcaaaattgagatataaactccaacaGATATTCTCAatcatttgcaacaacacccaatccaaacaaaaaaTAATTTCGTAAAATTGATTTTCGAATTCAAACTTCGAAGCATTTTAATGGCTGTCATTGGAGTTTTTAACGTATTAACATAGTTTCCAATTCAATCTACTCGCTTCTAATTAATTCTATTTTGTTTATTGATTCAAAAAAGCTAAAAGAGTGATAACTATAATGATTCTCTTTATCAGAATTAATTTCTTTCTTATTTACTTCCTCGTTTTCATAGGATCTGAAGCAAGAATTTTACTAGGTACTAATGTTCTCAATTTTTTTCACTTTACACTAGTATTATTTCTTCAGTTATTCCTCATGAAGATATTAATATAAGAAtactaagagagagagagagaaaaggggAATTCCCTACTCAATTTCTAATACAAAGGGATACTCATTAAtactaatttgcatataattggtaaattgtaTATCAACTTGTAATTAAGTTAAAACCTAAACAATGAAGGTAAATAAGTTTCAATGTAGTACATataggtaaaaatccctaaaCACTAATTAGCAGAAGAAAtgtaactttccattgcccaataggTAGGCTATTAGATTGAGCTGAATTCAACTCAAATTTTTAGCTCTTCTTCTGACTCTACTCCCAGGAGAGATATGAGAGTAGTCTCTTTCCAATAAGTTAGCTAAGAGTTCCTAACCTGAAAGGACACCAGCAAGTGGATGGGATAAGAATCATTTTTTGGGCGATCAACCAACCCAACCCCAACACTGGCTCAGCTTAGAGCGAGTGACTGTTGTCTTAATCGGGCGCAATGCTCATCTTTCGCCATAAGGCGTGCTTTCGCACTACCTAATGATGATCAAATCACGATCATGGAGTCAAAGGAGAATTCTGCtatataaaactaaaaataaccTAGGCGACTTGCTTTAAAGCGGGGCCTTCCTTTTTTGAATATGAAAAGAGACCAACAAGATGAAAGAAATGAGGCCTTTCCTTGTAGGAATAGCTTTCTAAActattttaaataatatgacaccACCAAGGCCTCCCAAAAGATTTTGACAGAATAAGATTCCAACGAACAAACAAAATGAGAGATCCAACTCGAGAACTTCCTACACCCATCTTAGTACCTCTCACCTAAGCAAGCAGAAAAAATAAATGTAACATTTTCTCGCGACAAATAAGAATAACATGGCCAATTCCAAAATATAAAGACTGTTATatatcatttcttttctttttttgtcaaTTTGATCCGCACAAAATTCAACAAAATAATATGCTGTACTAAGAGCAACTCGGGAAGATGAGGaagcaacaaaaacaaaatttTCCCACAAGAGTGCACTAcgtacccccaaaccctaattaAGTACCTGTCAACATGCATCTACTACTGCAGCTGTTGAAGAAAAGATACTTTACAATATTTTCACCTTCTACCTATTAAGTAAAAAAACAAAAGCTATTCATCTTCAACTTTTCATGAAATTTTTCAGCCAATGCTAACACTTTAGCAAGTTAGAAATAGGGTCAGCTTAGAACGAATACATGACGGCAAAGAGGTTAATTTAAATTAGCCTAAAGGAATTTGCAGAGCACGCTACCCGAACTTATCCAAGTGAGAATCCACTGGGTctgttcttgttgttgttgctatccGAGCTTATCTTGCCTTGCAAGATCAATAGGACTGATGAGGCCAGATGAAGATCTCGGCCGGTGATTGCAGTAATGGCATTGCAGCTATCATATTAGTCATCGCACCAGAAGTATCAGAAGGACCGTCGTTGTTGGAGTACTGGAGGTGGGGGAAGAAGCTGTGATGGTAAAAGGGTTGGTTCGCATCGTATGGTACTCCACAAGGGATGGCGGAAACAGGGTTAATTGGCCCGAAATTGATGCTACTGCTGTTGACACTACTGCATTGAGTCTGCTGGTGGTAGTTATTGTTCAACGATGGTTTCTGCTCCGATTCGAGTGAGATCTTCAACCGCTTTGCTGCTCCGCCTATAGGGAGCGCGCTTTTCATAATGGCCTCGACATCATATCGATTCATTTCGAAATTGGTCACTGCATTCACTCCCCTGAATTTTATTGCTGCTATGTCATATGCTTCTGCTGCTTCCTCCTCAGTAGCTGCAATAATTCAGACAAAGTTAATTAAAATGTCATTTGAATAAAACAAGTCACCCTGAAAGAAGCGCAATCCGATACATAAAGCATCCAGCGTTCACGCAAGGTCCGGGGAGCGGCCACACCCCAAGGGGAtgtgatgtaggcagcctacCTGATGCAAGCATCAGTGGCTGATTCCACGGATTGAACCCTTGACTtataggtcacacggagacaacttgACCGTTactccaaggctccccttcaaaaCAAGAAACAGTGCAATCAAGGAAATTGTAGTTACCAAATGTTCCTAAATACAGATCCTTGTTCCCTGCAACACGGCCAATTCTCGCTTGCCAACGACCTTGTTGGTGATGCCTGCAAAAGTTCGTCAACACAACTCATGAAACTGGAAGAATATTGATCTCACTCTATCTAGGACGCGATTAGATATTATATTCCAAGACGAATGAGCAGTACTTAATTGCTTCGATAAAATTCAAACCTTGTCACGCCCCGATAAATAGAAGCTCCTCTTGAGAAACCACTACTTTTCCTGATATTCACGGAAGAAATTTTTATGAGAATAATTGACAGCTAGAGAAAATTATTAAAGCAACATTATACCATAGAGAAGCAATATGATAATAATATGGAAAATGGTAAAGTTTGCACACCTTCTTAGGGAGGCAATGAATTCTTGCTTGGTCATGTTCT
Proteins encoded:
- the LOC104232179 gene encoding kinase-interacting protein 1-like, coding for MLQRAASNAYSWWAASHIRTKQSKWLEQSLQDMQEKVESVVKLIEEDGDSFAKRAEMYYKKRPELINFVEESYRAYRALAERYDHLSKELQAANTTIAAVFPEQIQLAMEEEDEYGAPKIPLSSSQIPTSSGSNVPKVPKAPIKQLKGLITTASKKLQGKKSSKKEDASKNVPKSGLTKSEALEEIDKLQKDILALQTVKEFVKSSYESGLAKYKGIESQIMEKQQKICKLEDEFGEGPVIEDNDARTLMAEAALKSCQETLAQLQEKQERSTREASKEFEKIENASKKLKSLEHKYIGDQIDETKAPEKDETAKATAESQSLSQELSKEIESLQEKIKEQFDTSSMSSLTVTQLAEKIDELVNEVVSLETAVSAQTVLIDRLRSEADDLQSQIQILEEDKAAPTEDNKHNLKISMVALEDKLHGIRNLNQDVAYQNSSFQTYFDTARTSLDYLAEKLNSVKPDEELQDEEESVVKIKSQEDPAKQQVQQSASEAPKNLSTPKTEDKEVRKEVSPSTIVSNKEGEGIESQVEKADEKVSTQSENAAHEIQPHENEEKGDEPNWQQLLSSQLEDREKTLLAEYTTVLRNYKEVKRKLSDKEKKDRDTEFEVTLQMRELKSAVAKRDEEINNLRGKLDLLQGNVNESKELKEEDQQASEPKDVQEIEDKDNHNDNAKMIMVDQHASLSPIEEKFRMDIDAIMDGNLDFWLRFSSTFHQIQKFKTTVQDLQSEISKLRDKETEENNTKTDMKSEIRPIYKHMREIQNELAVWLEQSVSLKDEMKRRSSSLCSIQEEITKALKEGAEEDEIRFSSHQAAKFQGEVLNMKQDNNKVREELESGVDHITTLQEDVEKTVTKLEQEFGLAAGNQQQANNSTSGSSIPLRSFIFGTKPKKQRRSVFSTFQNNRKALWAGTPL